A portion of the Drosophila innubila isolate TH190305 chromosome 3L unlocalized genomic scaffold, UK_Dinn_1.0 0_D_3L, whole genome shotgun sequence genome contains these proteins:
- the LOC117786666 gene encoding adult-specific cuticular protein ACP-20, with translation MQPFCGVGILVLSLVSLGLAAPHGHATSYSVLTKHEEPAHKIYVHGHGHGHQDHGYAGHGGYGYDGVGLGLGYASYGHGHDKYEASHYPKYHFDYGVKDAHTGDQKSQWESRDGDKVHGSYSLKEADGTTRVVEYTADDHNGFNAVVKKLGHAHHPQVYKSYGHGDLYGAGYSYGHDAAPYGGYNHGHGHGHASSYLSVKQLH, from the coding sequence ATGCAGCCGTTCTGTGGAGTCGGAATATTGGTGCTCAGCCTGGTAAGCTTGGGATTGGCGGCACCGCATGGACATGCGACCAGCTACAGTGTGCTGACCAAGCACGAGGAGCCGGCGCACAAGATCTATGTACATGGACACGGACATGGACACCAAGATCATGGTTATGCCGGCCATGGAGGATATGGATATGATGGCGTTGGATTGGGTCTGGGCTATGCCAGCTACGGCCATGGCCATGACAAATACGAGGCAAGCCATTATCCCAAGTACCACTTCGACTACGGTGTCAAGGATGCGCACACGGGCGATCAGAAGAGCCAGTGGGAGTCTCGGGATGGCGACAAGGTTCACGGCAGCTACTCTCTGAAGGAAGCTGATGGTACAACGCGTGTCGTGGAGTACACGGCTGATGATCACAATGGCTTCAATGCTGTTGTCAAGAAACTGGGACACGCCCATCATCCCCAAGTGTACAAGAGCTACGGACATGGTGATCTTTATGGCGCCGGCTACAGTTATGGACACGATGCTGCGCCCTATGGTGGATACAATCATGGACATGGCCATGGACATGCCAGCAGCTATTTGAGTGTAAAACAGCTGCATTAA
- the LOC117786667 gene encoding histidine-rich glycoprotein: MAQKLTLVCCALLGAAAASYIPHSDYHHGHEVGFSIKTHHEAPKKWHSQEHDHWAPQQHYHVAAAPVQHHWAPAPAPQHHHVAEESHHHPKYQFDYGVKDTKTGDIKNQWETRDGDKVKGGYTMKEADGRTRVVEYTADDHNGFQAVVKHIGHAHHEEHKSYDHGYQGHGHGHGHGYGHGHEHATSYVDVKQDTGSKWW, encoded by the coding sequence ATGGCCCAGAAGTTGACTTTAGTATGCTGTGCCCTCCTAGGAGCCGCAGCTGCCAGCTACATACCTCATTCCGACTACCATCATGGTCATGAGGTGGGCTTCAGCATAAAGACACATCATGAGGCGCCCAAGAAGTGGCACAGCCAGGAGCATGATCATTGGGCACCACAGCAGCATTACCATGTGGCTGCAGCACCTGTGCAACATCACTGGGCACCAGCACCAGCCCCACAGCACCATCATGTGGCCGAGGAGAGCCATCACCATCCCAAATACCAGTTCGACTATGGCGTCAAGGATACCAAAACAGGCGACATCAAGAATCAGTGGGAGACTCGTGATGGCGACAAGGTCAAGGGAGGCTACACCATGAAGGAGGCTGACGGACGCACTCGTGTCGTTGAATACACAGCTGATGACCACAATGGTTTCCAGGCAGTCGTCAAACACATTGGACATGCCCATCACGAGGAGCACAAGTCATACGATCATGGATACcaaggacatggacatggacatggacatggataCGGACATGGACATGAACATGCCACCAGCTATGTGGATGTGAAACAGGATACGGGCAGCAAGTGGTGGTAA
- the LOC117786665 gene encoding histidine-rich glycoprotein-like has protein sequence MAQKLTLVCCALLGVAAASYIPHSDYHHGHEVGFSIKTHHEAPKKWHSQEHDHWAPQQHYHVPAASVQHHWAPAPAPAPQHHHVAEESHHNHHPKYQFDYGVKDTKTGDIKNQWETRDGDKVKGGYTMKEADGRTRVVEYTADDHNGFQAVVKHIGHAHHEEHKSYDHGYQGHGHGHGHGHGYGHGHGHAISYVDVKQDTGSKW, from the coding sequence ATGGCCCAGAAGTTGACTTTAGTATGCTGTGCCCTCCTAGGAGTCGCAGCTGCCAGCTACATACCTCATTCCGACTACCATCATGGTCATGAGGTGGGCTTCAGCATAAAGACACATCATGAGGCGCCCAAGAAGTGGCACAGCCAGGAGCATGATCATTGGGCACCACAGCAGCATTACCATGTGCCTGCAGCATCTGTTCAACATCACTGGGCACCGGCACCAGCACCAGCCCCACAGCACCATCATGTGGCCGAGGAGAGCCATCACAATCACCACCCCAAATACCAGTTCGACTACGGCGTCAAGGATACCAAAACAGGCGACATCAAGAATCAGTGGGAGACTCGTGATGGCGACAAGGTCAAGGGAGGCTACACCATGAAGGAGGCTGACGGACGCACTCGTGTCGTTGAATACACAGCTGATGACCACAATGGTTTCCAGGCAGTCGTCAAACACATTGGACATGCCCATCACGAGGAGCACAAGTCATACGATCATGGATACcaaggacatggacatggtcatggacatggacatggatacggacatggacatggacatgccATTAGCTATGTGGATGTGAAACAGGATACGGGCAGCAAGTGGTGA